The region ACTCCTGTGTAACCATCATCAATTAATTTATTATACTCATCAACTGCAAGCTGATAGCGATTGTTTTTGTAATACTCATTAGCATTCCTCATTATAGATTCTGGATTTGGGAATATATTACAATTAAAAACTATAAGTATAAATAATATTTTCATCATGGTATTTTTCATTTTGAAATATACCTTTCAATATCAATAACAACATCAGAAAACGAATTGAACATTTCATTCATTGCTTGTATCGGGTTGGTATTTGGTGCAAATCTAATATATTCACATTTCTCTGCATTGACTTTCATCTTTCGCACAAGTTCGGGATTAATATTTCTTTTCAGCAACTCATCAACTGCTCTATCAAGTGTAAATTCAGATTTTGAAATTTGGAATTTATCTTCAAGGTAACCAAACAGTGCCTGAGATATTTCTGAATAAAAAGCTTCAACATTTTTCTGCTCTAACAGTCTCTTTGCATTCTTAAATCTTTTTCTTGCAACTTTTTCTGCCTTTGAGTACTGCAGCAGTTTGGTATTACCGTAAAGTTTATCTTGTTTGCGTTTCCAGATTATCAATCCGCCGGCAATAAACAATGGAACAATACCAGCAATCCAAAACCCTGGCTGCATCAATAATAATTCAGATTTTATATTAATATCATTAAAATCAGTTTTAATAAATCTTATATCACTATCCAGTTGTTTTACAGATTGTTGATCAGTATAAACATCAGCAGTGCTGCTGCCTTGTTCAATTTCCAGAGTAAATTTTTGAGACTTAACTGTTTTATAGGATTTAGTTTCAGGATTAAAATATGAAAACTCTATCTCAGGTATCTCTCTAGAACCGGCTACTCTTGGAATTAAAAGATACTCTGCAGTTTTACTGCCGCTTATTGATCCTGTTCTTCTTAATTGTTCATTAATCTTAGGATCATATTTTTCAACTCCATTAGGCAATTCAAATGGCGGAAGTTCAAGCAGTTTAATATTTCCGGAGCCAGCAATTTCAAGTTTTAAAGTTACCGGTTCGTTGGTTTTAGTTTTTTGTTTATCAATAGAGGCTGAAAAGTTATAATTCCCTACTGCACCTTTGAACGAATCAGGTTTATTGTTTTGCGGTAAAGGTATAACATCAATTTTTAGGGTATTTGATTTAACAGGATACTGCACAATTTCTGATCTTCCGAAAGGATCGCCAAAAAAATCATCCCAAATATTTTGTGGATTTTTTTTCTTCTGAATCTGAATTGGTATGGTCAATTCAAGCGGAGTTACTTCAAGTTTACCTGTTTGAGTTGCAAATAAAGCTACTCTTTTAAGCAGCCCGACTTTATACTGTTTGCCATTTATAACCTCTGTATTAAATGTAATATTACGTGCAGTTTCCAGTTCTTCGGCCCAAAATCCCTGGTATTGCGGAAGTTTATCAACAGACATCTGTGCTGCAATTGTTAATCTTGTATATAACTTATAAGTAACTGTTATCTGCTCGCCCTGATATGCTTTGTTTTTATCTATCGAGGCTTTTATAAATAAGTTTTCAGCTATCTCTTGATCTGATACATCGGATTGTTTTTCATCTTTGGGTTTAACTGTGCCTTTGATAACAGTTATTTTTATTGGACTTGTTGTAAATGTTTGTCCATCAGACTGGATTGAAGCACTGCCAATAGTAAATGTACCTATAGTGTTTGAAAGCAGAATATAAGAAAGTGTAAGTGATGAAGACGAAACACCATTTATTATCTGCATACTTGAAGATTGATTCGGACCCGAAAGCACCTTAAAATTATTAAAAGAAGGGGGATTAAAATTCTTAAGTCTATTTAAATCTTTCCCTTCAAATACAAAACTAAGTTGAAATCGTTCATTCTCGGCTACGGTATTATTATCTACAGTTGCTGTAAATGTTTGTGCAAAACTGAATTGAACAAAAAAAATAAATACCGTTAGTAATAATCTGATAAACATTACCAGTCTTTATCTGTTTTTTTAATTGGTCCGGATTTTTTTCTTAATTGCTTTTGCAGATCTTTTTCATTGTTCTTTAACGCATCAAGAATTCTTTGAGCTTCTTCTTTAGAGATCTTTTCTTCTCTCGGCTGCTGCTGTTGTTGTTTAGTATTATCCTGCTTGCTCTCCTGATCTTTTGGCTGCTGCTGTTCCTGCTTGTTCTGATCTTTGTCCTTTTGATCCTGATTTTGATTTTGCTGCTGCTGATCTTGTTTGTTCTTGTCTTTATTATCCTTATTGTCTTTATCGTTTTTGTTTTGCTGATCTTTATTTTGATTTTTTAATAATTCCAGTGCATAAGACAAATTATACTTTGTATCATCATCAGCAGGATTAAATTTTAGAGCATTCTTGTAGGCTTCAATACTTTGTTCAATCTTATTAGTTTTTAACAATGAGTTGCCGATATTGTGATAGATTTTTGCTTTTTTGTCGTTATCTTTTGCACCTTCCAAAGCACTATTAAACGACTTTATTGCATCTTCATATTTTTCTTGTTTGTAATAAGTATCACCAAGATTAAAATTCGCTTCAAAACTTCCGGGTGAATTTTCAACAACTTTTCTGAAATCTATTTCTGCATCACTAAACTTTTTTTCTTCATATTTATCTACACCCTTGTTAAGTGTACTTCTGTTTGACTGCGTAAATCCATAAAAGTTTAATAATAATAACAGAACTAAAATTGTTTTAATGTTAATAATATTCATACTCATTAAGTTTCAATTCCAAGTTTCTTATTTAGTCTGGTAAAGAACGGTGATCTAATATCAGTTATAAATAATTCAATTATCAAAAGCAAAACAGCCGGTATTAAAAAGTAATAAAATCTATCCTCGTAATCAGTAACTTTTTTTACTCCAAACTCAGCTTGTTCAAGAGCAGAGAGGTCACTATAAATCTTATCAAGATAGTCTTCATAATTATTACCTCGATAATATTTACCATTACCTTTATCAGCAATTTCCTTCAATATGCTTTCATTTAGCTTGGTAAGAACAGTTTCTCCTGAATTATCTTTTTTAAAACCTACCTGATTTCCCCGATTATCATAAATCGGGATTGGGAGACCATCGGGTGAACCTAAACCGATTGTATAAATCTTTATTTCTCTCTTTGTTGCCTTTTCTATTGCATCATCAATATCGCCTTCGTGATCTTCACCATCAGTAATAATAATTATCGCTTTATCAGTTGCTGCAGAATCAAACGCCTGAACTGCAAGCGTTATGGCTGAAGCAATTGCAGTGCCTGGCTGCGGTACTGAATTAAAGTCAACCGCAGATAAAAAAAGATTCGCAGCCGAATAATCAGTTGTTAAAGGAAATTGTATGTAAGCCTCACCCGAGAAAACAATCAATCCAATTCTGTCGCCTCTTAGCTTCTGAATCAAGTTTGAAATCTGATATTTTGCCTTTTCCAATCTGTTTGGTTTTATATCTTCAGCAGCCATACTTCTTGAAACATCAAGCAGAATATAAACATCTATTCCGGTTTGCTTTACTTCAGTCATTTTTGTTCCAACCTGCGGTTTTGCAAATGCAATTATCAGCAAAGAAAATACTACTAACAGCATTGCAAATTTTAGTTTTGATTTTGTACTGCTGTATGAATAAAAAATAACTTTATGAATTTCCTTATCAGCAAATTTTTCCAATAGTCTTTTTCTGTTCCTGTTAAAAAGTACATAAAGCAATATCAAAGCTGGAATCAGCCACAAGGCAATTAAATACTCAGGGTTAGCAAATCTAAACACTATGGCAGTTTCCTTAAAATTGTTTTTGATGTAAGCAGTTCAAATAAAAGTAACCCGAAACCTATTAACAACCAGGGAGCAAAAAGCTCCTGAGCATTTTTAAAAGATGTAATTTCAATTTTTGTCTTTTCCATCTTATCTATTCTTTGATAAATCTCCTGTAAAGCTTTATTATTTGTTGCTCTGAAATACTCACCGCCTGTAATTTCAGCAATTTTTTTTAAGATAACTTCATCAATTTCAACCGGTACCATTTGATACCTTGTACCGAATGGAGTTTGAACAGGATATGGAGCTTCACCTCGAGTACCAACTCCGATAGTATATATCCTAATACCAAATGAAGCTGCTATTTCGGCTGCTGAGACAGGATCAACCTCTCCGGCATTGTTTACACCATCAGTTAGCAATATTAAAACCTTGCTTTTGGCATCACTGTCTGTAAGTCTATTAATACCATTTGCAATTCCATTGCCTATTGCGGTACCATCTTCAATCATTCCGGTTTTGATATCATTTAAAAGATTCCTGAGTACTGAGTAATCAATTGTTAAGGGACATTGTGTAAAAGCTTCTCTGGAAAAAATTACCAATCCGATTCTGTCGTTTGTTCTTCCCTGAATAAAAGTATCAATTACTTTTTTAGCTGCATCCAATCTGTTTGGTTTGAAATCCTCAGCAAGCATGCTGCTTGAAATATCCAGTACAATTGAGATATCAATTCCTTCAGTGTTAACATTCTGACCGGAAGAAAAGTTCTGTGGTCTTGCAAGGGCGATAATTAAAACTGCCAGTGCTGCCATTCTTACAATAAATGGCAGATGTCTTAATTTAACCCTTAAAGTTGAAGGTACTTTATTAAATATTTTAGTTGAAGAATAAGATATAGCAGATTTCTTTTTTCTCCCTTTCCAGAAATACCAGAAGATAAGTAAAGGTATAATCAGCAAAGAGTATAAAACCCAGGAGTAAGCAAATGTTATATCAGTAAACATTTTCTTTCTCCATATTTTCAGTTTGCTCTGTTACTGCTGTTTTGTTTATAATAGTTTTAGCCTGTTCCATCATTTCAATATTAACTTTTTCCATCGGAATATATTTAGCAAACTTTACAAGATCTGCATTATTCAAGAACTGCTCTGTAATATCAGACACCTTTGTCCCTTTGCGATGGCGTTTAAGCAGAGCTAATGATTCCGTTGTGGTTTTTTCAAGTGCCGGTAAACCGAATTGTTTTTCAAAATACCAGCGAATAATTTCAGTAATTCTTGAATGATAATCTTTTATAAATCCATTCTGCCACAGTTGTTCCTTTTCAAGCTGTTCTAATTTTTGCAATGCTAATTGATGAGCAGGAATTTTTTCTATGCCATTATCAACTTTTATCTCTTCTTTTTTCCGAAAATATTTATGCCAGATAAAGTAATAAACTAATAATGATAATATTATCAATCCGATAAATATGTAAAGAAGAAAATAATAATTAAATAATCTGATAGGCGGTTTAATATCTTTAATATCTTCTTCAACAGAAACATTTAATCTGTGCACATTAAAACTGACAGGATTTGATTCAATAAATTTTAATGTTGTATCATTTTCAGTTCGGTATTCAATTTTAATCGGCGGAATAGTTACTACTGCAGAATCATACATCGAAAGGACGGAAAAATAGTTGACTGTTCTCTTAGTCTCAGATTCTTCAACAATAGGTCCATCAATAGATAATACATTAATATTTTTTAGTGTATCACGAAAAAAAGGATTTATAATATGAACATTTTTATTCATTGTAATTACAAGTGAATATTTAATATAATCGCCAATAAGATAATCACTTGAATCAGTTGATGCTGCTGCTGTAATCTCTTGAGCAAATGAAGACTGTGTAAGAATAATAATTAAAAAGATGAATAAAATCTTATTTACCATTTTCTCGCCCGCCTTCTGAAAAACTGAACCAACGGCTGGATGTAATTTGAATCTGTTGTTACTTCAATTTTATCTAACCCGCTTTTAACAAAAACAGAATTTCTGATTTTTTCATTTTCTTTACGCACAGTTGAAATTGTTTCTCTAACTTTTCTTGAGCTTGTATCAATCCATCTTTCATTACCGGTTTCCGAATCAGTAAGTTTGATCAAACCAATATTCGGAATTTCCTTTTCTCTTTTATCGTCAAGCACAACACCTATAAGATCATGTTTCCGTCCAACAATTCTGAGAATTTTTTCATATCCTTCATCAATAAAATCTGATATAAGAAATGCAATTGATTTTTTCTTTATTGCATTGTGCATAAATTCTAATGCGCCGCGAAGATTAGTTGATTTACCTTCCGGTTCAAATGATAATACTTCACGAATAATTCTTAATACGTGTTTTCTACCTTTTCTTGGAGGAACAAATTTTTCGATCTTATCGGTAAATAAAATCAAACCGACTTTATCATTGTTCTTTAAAGCAGAAAAGGCAAGAATAGCACTAAGTTCTGCGGCGATCCGCTGTTTAGTTTTACTAACAGAGCCAAACATCAAAGAACCGCTAAGATCAACCATAAGAATAACAGTAAGTTCACGCTCTTCTTCAAATATTTTAATGTATGGATGCCCAAACCGTGCAGTTACATTCCAATCAATATTTCTTATATCATCACCAAACTGATATTCGCGGACTTCAGAAAATTCCATTCCACGCCCTTTGAAAACAGAATGGTATTCACCTGAAAAAACCTGATTGACCAGCCCTTTGGTTCTTATTTCGATTTGTCTGACTTGTTTTACTAAATCTTTAGTAAGCATTACTGATCTTTATAAACTCATTAAAAAATATTTCGGTTAAATAATCAATTGCCGTCAATTAAAAGAGACGAAGTTTAATGATTATTTAAGGGACAACAACCTTATTCAGGATATCCTGAATAACATTTTCACTTGTAATTTCCTCAGCTTCTGCTTCATAAGTAACAGCAATACGATGTCTGAGAACATCAAAACAAATTGCTCTGACATCTTCAGGAATAACATAACCTCTTCGTCTGATAAATGCCATTGCTTTAGCACCAACTGCAAGATTAATTGTAGCACGCGGTGATGCTCCGTAGCTAATAAGATCTGAAAGATTATTTAACCCGAATTGTTTGGGATTACGTGTAGCAAATACAATATCAAGGATATATTTTTCAATTTTTTCATCAAGATAAACTTCATTAAGTAAATGTCTTGCTCTCAGAATTACATCCGGAGAGATAACCGGATTAATTACTGTTTCAACCATTGCCATATTCTGACGCATAATTGAGAGTTCTTCCGCTCTTTCAGGATAAGTAATTTTTATTTTGAGCATAAACCTGTCAACCTGTGCTTCGGGCAAAGGATATGTTCCTTCCTGCTCAATTGGATTTTGTGTTGCAAGAACTAAAAATGGTTCATCTAATTTAAAAGTAGTTTCACCAATCGTAACTTGTCTTTCCTGCATCGCTTCAAGAAGAGCACTCTGAACTTTTGCCGGTGCTCGGTTAATTTCATCAGCAAGAATAAAATTAGAAAAGATAGGACCTTTACGAATTAGAAAATTTCCGTCACGTTGATTATAAATCTGAGTCCCGATTAAATCGGCAGGCAGTAGATCAGGTGTAAACTGAATTCTCTGAAACTTAGCTTTCATTACCTGTGCAAGAGTTTTTATCGCTAAAGTTTTAGCAAGACCAGGAACTCCTTCCAGCAAAACATGTCCGTTACCCAGAAGTCCAATAACAAGTCTTTCAACCATAGCTTTTTGTCCAACTATTACCTTACTGATTTCACTCATTAGTATATCAATAAAAGCGCTTTCCTGCTTTATCTTTTCATTTAATGCAACAATATCCAAAAGGTTACCTCATTATTTGTTAATTATTTTAAACTTGAATTTATTTACGATTAGACGCTGGCAAACTTATAAATGTTGCGTTTTTTTTACAAGAATTTACCTTGCTTTAAAATAAAAAAGGACGGCTTTAAACCGTCCCTTTTAATAATCCTGATTGAAAAATTATTTGATAAGTATCATCTTTTTTGTAGATGTGAAAGCAGGTGTCTCAATTCTGTAAAAATAAACTCCGCTTGATAACTTACTTGCGTTAAAATCAACCTCATGATTACCTGCAGTCATTTCTCCATTTATCAGAGTAGCGACTTCCTGTCCGATGCTGTTGAACACTTTTAAGCTTACATTTGTTTGCTCAGGAATACTGAATCTGACAGCAGTACTCGGGTTAAATGGATTTGGATAGTTTTGTTCTAAAGAATATTCTGTTGCTACACCAGGTAATTCTGAAACACTGCTAACCAGATGTTCGCCATCAAAATAAACATTACTCGAATAATTTGATACTAAACCAGTATAAAGTAAAGCTGAAGATTTTGTACCTGATGGATTATAAACTGCAACAACAGGTGCATTGTAAATTGAAGAAGTAAACTCATTTACTTTATAATTCCTAACACCTAAACTACCTGGTCGACCTCTTCTAACTACAATCGTATCTCCTGAACCTAATTGGTAAGCACCAACAATAAAATCATTTGATGTTGAATTACTATCTGATGAAATTGCAACGAATTTTACATTACTCTCACTTAATAAACTTAAATAGTTATAAGTTGACCAGCTACTTCCTCCATTATCACTATATATGTATCTAGCAACATTATTTTCGATAACGGCAATAACTGCCAGTTTAGGTAGTGAACCAGCGTTCTGAACAATTGTAATACTTGGTTTTAAATATTCATTGTCAGTTCCTGTTGTAAGTGTGTAGCGGTGAAAACCTGTTGATAAAGTCCAAGGAGTTGCTATAACTCTTAATTGTGACTTTATACCACCAGAAAATCTTCTCTCAACAGCAATATATAAAGAATCTATTGAACCTTTTTTAAAATCAGCTACAGGAAAAAAATCACTCCATGTCGGATAATTGTCATTAATATTTACTTTTGTAAAGTCTGAACCCCAATTAACAGTTTTACCTATTACCAGTGATTGACTTTTTGAATCACTATTAGAATACTCACCACAAACAACTCCGAAGTATGTTGCTGACGTCCAGTATTGCCCATCACTAACCGCAGAAGGATAAAGTAATTTATTACCTGCATCAGGGCTAAGAATAGTTGATCCACCAGTCCAATTAGCACCGTCACTACGTACAGAAACAAATCCTATGCTAGCATCATTAAAATTAGAATTTTCTGATCTTGAATAGAACACCAAAATTGTTGATGAATCCGGATTACTAATTCTATTTTCGACTAATATTGAAACCTGTCCAAAGTATCGTGTTGAACTGCTAATACTAGAAACAGTACTCCAACTTGATCCACCATCTGTTGATTTGACAATTTGAATGTATCCATTAATTCCTGTTACTGGTCTTCGGATAAAAGCAGCGTAAAGCCTGCCATCTTCACCAGTTTTCATATCTATTCTTCTGTGGTCGGTACCGGTAGAACCAATATCGCCGTTATATAACAGCACATCATTTGCAAACCACTTTGGTTGATAAAATGCACCTTTGGATTCTTCTAATGGAAAATCACGATCATCAGAATTTGGTTTAGATATCTGATCTTTATAGAGCTCATTTAATTTAGTTCTTAAAAGATTTTCTTTGTTTTGATTGCCTGTTTCAATTGCTTCTTTCAGTTCATTTTCAAGCCGGGCATTTTCAGAAACATCAACTATATTTGAAGAAGGATACTGTTTTTCAATTTCCGTCCCCGAATATTTTTGAAATTTCATCTGTCCATCTTGTGCAAAGCTGGTAATCGAAATAAAGGTAAAAACAAAAAAAAGTGAAAGTAAAGTTAAGTATTTGTTCATAATACAATCCTTAATTAATGAATTAATAAATTAGTTAGTTAGTTTGTTGCTATTAGTCTATATCAGAATTATTTGTATTCCGGAAAAGATTTGCAATTTCCGGTTTAACCTCATTCCAAGCAGTTTTCAATTAAGATTTTAAAGAATAATATAAATCCCAATCTTTATTCTGTTCAGATTGTTTAATCTTTTGTTGTAAAGATTGAATAAGTTCAGGAACTTCAAATTGAAAATTTTGACTTAAAAGTTGATCACCCTGTACGAAAATAATTTGGGGTAAAAATACTATAAAGCAGAAAACAAAAAGAGAAAAAGTATTTTTTTTCACTATGCACCCTTTGATTTATGAAACAGATATATTTGCTTGATAGGTTATTAATTTTTCGAATTAGTTATACAATTAATAGCCATTTTATTTTAAAAAATCAAAAATAATTGCCAACTTTTTTATAAATTAAATGATGTATGCAAAATGATTACTATCGTGAAAAATCATCTGATATTAATTGATATAATGCATCTCATAGTTATTCTATTGCTCTTCAGTGCATTATGTTCGCCAATATTATGCCAAAATAAAAAGTATGCTATAGTTTCAAACAATGGATTAAATGGAAAATCTGACCGAAACAAAATTGAATTTCTTACAACTTTACTTAAAAAAGAAAGCAGTACTAATGGTATTATTATCTTGGGAGATGTAGTCTCAACGCATTCTTTGGATGATCTTGGAGAGTTCCAGTCCTTTATTTCTGAAAATAATTTTAATATAAAAATAATTCCCGGTTACAATGATTACTCAAGTAATATTCTTAGTCCTTATCTGATCAAACAGGAATTAAATGAAC is a window of Ignavibacterium sp. DNA encoding:
- a CDS encoding tetratricopeptide repeat protein, encoding MSMNIINIKTILVLLLLLNFYGFTQSNRSTLNKGVDKYEEKKFSDAEIDFRKVVENSPGSFEANFNLGDTYYKQEKYEDAIKSFNSALEGAKDNDKKAKIYHNIGNSLLKTNKIEQSIEAYKNALKFNPADDDTKYNLSYALELLKNQNKDQQNKNDKDNKDNKDKNKQDQQQQNQNQDQKDKDQNKQEQQQPKDQESKQDNTKQQQQQPREEKISKEEAQRILDALKNNEKDLQKQLRKKSGPIKKTDKDW
- a CDS encoding AAA family ATPase, whose protein sequence is MDIVALNEKIKQESAFIDILMSEISKVIVGQKAMVERLVIGLLGNGHVLLEGVPGLAKTLAIKTLAQVMKAKFQRIQFTPDLLPADLIGTQIYNQRDGNFLIRKGPIFSNFILADEINRAPAKVQSALLEAMQERQVTIGETTFKLDEPFLVLATQNPIEQEGTYPLPEAQVDRFMLKIKITYPERAEELSIMRQNMAMVETVINPVISPDVILRARHLLNEVYLDEKIEKYILDIVFATRNPKQFGLNNLSDLISYGASPRATINLAVGAKAMAFIRRRGYVIPEDVRAICFDVLRHRIAVTYEAEAEEITSENVIQDILNKVVVP
- a CDS encoding VWA domain-containing protein, with amino-acid sequence MFTDITFAYSWVLYSLLIIPLLIFWYFWKGRKKKSAISYSSTKIFNKVPSTLRVKLRHLPFIVRMAALAVLIIALARPQNFSSGQNVNTEGIDISIVLDISSSMLAEDFKPNRLDAAKKVIDTFIQGRTNDRIGLVIFSREAFTQCPLTIDYSVLRNLLNDIKTGMIEDGTAIGNGIANGINRLTDSDAKSKVLILLTDGVNNAGEVDPVSAAEIAASFGIRIYTIGVGTRGEAPYPVQTPFGTRYQMVPVEIDEVILKKIAEITGGEYFRATNNKALQEIYQRIDKMEKTKIEITSFKNAQELFAPWLLIGFGLLLFELLTSKTILRKLP
- a CDS encoding T9SS type A sorting domain-containing protein translates to MNKYLTLLSLFFVFTFISITSFAQDGQMKFQKYSGTEIEKQYPSSNIVDVSENARLENELKEAIETGNQNKENLLRTKLNELYKDQISKPNSDDRDFPLEESKGAFYQPKWFANDVLLYNGDIGSTGTDHRRIDMKTGEDGRLYAAFIRRPVTGINGYIQIVKSTDGGSSWSTVSSISSSTRYFGQVSILVENRISNPDSSTILVFYSRSENSNFNDASIGFVSVRSDGANWTGGSTILSPDAGNKLLYPSAVSDGQYWTSATYFGVVCGEYSNSDSKSQSLVIGKTVNWGSDFTKVNINDNYPTWSDFFPVADFKKGSIDSLYIAVERRFSGGIKSQLRVIATPWTLSTGFHRYTLTTGTDNEYLKPSITIVQNAGSLPKLAVIAVIENNVARYIYSDNGGSSWSTYNYLSLLSESNVKFVAISSDSNSTSNDFIVGAYQLGSGDTIVVRRGRPGSLGVRNYKVNEFTSSIYNAPVVAVYNPSGTKSSALLYTGLVSNYSSNVYFDGEHLVSSVSELPGVATEYSLEQNYPNPFNPSTAVRFSIPEQTNVSLKVFNSIGQEVATLINGEMTAGNHEVDFNASKLSSGVYFYRIETPAFTSTKKMILIK
- a CDS encoding DUF58 domain-containing protein yields the protein MLTKDLVKQVRQIEIRTKGLVNQVFSGEYHSVFKGRGMEFSEVREYQFGDDIRNIDWNVTARFGHPYIKIFEEERELTVILMVDLSGSLMFGSVSKTKQRIAAELSAILAFSALKNNDKVGLILFTDKIEKFVPPRKGRKHVLRIIREVLSFEPEGKSTNLRGALEFMHNAIKKKSIAFLISDFIDEGYEKILRIVGRKHDLIGVVLDDKREKEIPNIGLIKLTDSETGNERWIDTSSRKVRETISTVRKENEKIRNSVFVKSGLDKIEVTTDSNYIQPLVQFFRRRARKW
- a CDS encoding BatD family protein; translated protein: MFIRLLLTVFIFFVQFSFAQTFTATVDNNTVAENERFQLSFVFEGKDLNRLKNFNPPSFNNFKVLSGPNQSSSMQIINGVSSSSLTLSYILLSNTIGTFTIGSASIQSDGQTFTTSPIKITVIKGTVKPKDEKQSDVSDQEIAENLFIKASIDKNKAYQGEQITVTYKLYTRLTIAAQMSVDKLPQYQGFWAEELETARNITFNTEVINGKQYKVGLLKRVALFATQTGKLEVTPLELTIPIQIQKKKNPQNIWDDFFGDPFGRSEIVQYPVKSNTLKIDVIPLPQNNKPDSFKGAVGNYNFSASIDKQKTKTNEPVTLKLEIAGSGNIKLLELPPFELPNGVEKYDPKINEQLRRTGSISGSKTAEYLLIPRVAGSREIPEIEFSYFNPETKSYKTVKSQKFTLEIEQGSSTADVYTDQQSVKQLDSDIRFIKTDFNDINIKSELLLMQPGFWIAGIVPLFIAGGLIIWKRKQDKLYGNTKLLQYSKAEKVARKRFKNAKRLLEQKNVEAFYSEISQALFGYLEDKFQISKSEFTLDRAVDELLKRNINPELVRKMKVNAEKCEYIRFAPNTNPIQAMNEMFNSFSDVVIDIERYISK
- a CDS encoding VWA domain-containing protein, encoding MFRFANPEYLIALWLIPALILLYVLFNRNRKRLLEKFADKEIHKVIFYSYSSTKSKLKFAMLLVVFSLLIIAFAKPQVGTKMTEVKQTGIDVYILLDVSRSMAAEDIKPNRLEKAKYQISNLIQKLRGDRIGLIVFSGEAYIQFPLTTDYSAANLFLSAVDFNSVPQPGTAIASAITLAVQAFDSAATDKAIIIITDGEDHEGDIDDAIEKATKREIKIYTIGLGSPDGLPIPIYDNRGNQVGFKKDNSGETVLTKLNESILKEIADKGNGKYYRGNNYEDYLDKIYSDLSALEQAEFGVKKVTDYEDRFYYFLIPAVLLLIIELFITDIRSPFFTRLNKKLGIET